From the Mangifera indica cultivar Alphonso chromosome 10, CATAS_Mindica_2.1, whole genome shotgun sequence genome, one window contains:
- the LOC123226783 gene encoding uncharacterized protein LOC123226783 — translation MTTKSAPTEAFRKYFLPSRFILSDTLFILIVEYCNSLCNVRFYVSIRKLKFETGFGFSGMSSTKLFTIKFEACGIPSEIRNIDPEEYSLIVFIKDVKQCIANENEEVQLYPGEQIKVEARSANGEGNYIIASDEDMMFVFEEYRKVGQQIIQMYVEFIPVQSRSPRPLLPSHSQPNTEPTERNSPNTQPTEPNSPNTQPIESSDEGEEFTQHDDDFHWSDASHEDETISHAEVEIRSESVEDDDETRGLNYKSDNSDGESDEGEDDGATRLARHMKGKAFKKGADGKIYFEVGHVFDSVEHFRGVLKDYTVDRGFATKKIYNEKRRIKVVCRSEGCPFHLYAALMVDGQSYQIRQYEHMHTCLRVNDNPAASALWVAEKFGRFIRSQEGSSIKPLASQLEQEHFLKINHRKLYRAKKIATGLTAKEHAESYNWLFKYCHIVLMTNTGSKAALKVIRDEIPSTPRFHRFFLSFAAQKKGFLEGCRRFIGVDGCHLKGHFGGVLLSAVAIDANSGIFPLAICVCEVENNDSWGYFLGMLKEFMGDVLPITFMSDRQKGIIHALQTQWPNAKSRFCARHVYANFRKTFPGVHLRNLFWAISRASNKVDFHEALNKMKAVDETAYKWVIDNEPDQWSRFGFDTEAKSDHITNNMSETFNSWLGEGRELPILSLLELYRRRIMKRLYSRLKAGTEWVTPLPPLVVKKLNKSIETARNVSISYAGLQEFEVIDMNGIPSRTYTLNLDKRICDCGMWQLSGIPCQHAICSILHMNFPTIDKFVDDRLQISAYMRTYAEIIHPIPDKRTWPEECEDKLQPPVRHGKAGRPRKARRKDPTEERKRKPVSTLRCSHCHELGHNKRSCQYNPNNAGRPKKKRRTIPTMESQSAKSQFGSSSSSQHPESQIQ, via the exons GATGAGTTCTACAAAGTTATTCACTATTAAATTTGAAGCTTGTGGCATACCATctgaaataagaaatattgatCCAGAAGAGTATAGCTTAATTGTGTTCATCAAGGATGTTAAGCAAtgtattgcaaatgaaaatgagGAGGTGCAACTTTATCCAGGTGAGCAGATAAAAGTTGAAGCAAGATCAGCTAATGGAGAGGGTAATTACATCATTGCCAGTGATGAGGACATGATGTTTGTCTTTGAAGAGTATAGAAAAGTAGGTCAGCAAATTATTCAGATGTATGTTGAATTTATTCCAGTACAGAGCAGATCTCCTCGGCCTCTACTACCTTCACACAGTCAACCCAACACCGAACCAACAGAACGTAACTCACCCAACACCCAACCAACAGAGCCTAACTCACCCAACACCCAACCAATAGAAAGTTCTGATGAGGGAGAAGAATTTACCCAGCATGATGATGACTTTCATTGGAGTGATGCATCACATGAAGATGAGACTATTAGTCATGCCGAAGTTGAAATCAGGTCTGAATCtgttgaggatgatgatgagacACGAGGACTTAATTATAAATCTGACAATAGTGATGGGGAAAGTGATGAGGGAGAAGATGATGGTGCTACCAGATTAGCTAGACATATGAAGGGAAAGGCTTTTAAGAAAGGTGCAGATGGGAAGATTTATTTTGAGGTTGGACATGTTTTTGACAGTGTTGAACATTTCAGGGGTGTGCTGAAAGATTACACGGTTGATCGTGGGTTTGCTACAAAAAAGATATACAATGAGAAGAGAAGAATAAAGGTTGTGTGTAGATCAGAAGGCTGCCCATTCCATCTCTATGCAGCTCTGATGGTAGATGGTCAATCCTACCAAATACGTCAGTACGAGCATATGCACACATGCCTCAGGGTTAATGATAACCCAGCTGCGAGTGCATTATGGGTAGCTGAGAAATTTGGCAGGTTTATAAGGTCACAAGAAGGCAGTAGCATTAAGCCTCTAGCTTCTCAGTTGGAGCAGGagcattttttaaagataaatcataGAAAATTGTATAGGGCTAAGAAAATTGCCACTGGTTTGACAGCAAAGGAGCATGCAGAGTCGTATAACTGGCTgtttaaatattgtcatattgtGTTGATGACCAATACAGGATCAAAAGCTGCCCTAAAGGTAATTAGGGATGAAATTCCCTCGACACCGCGTTTTCATCgcttttttctaagttttgctGCACAGAAGAAAGGCTTTTTAGAGGGTTGTCGTCGTTTTATAGGGGTTGATGGATGCCATCTGAAGGGGCATTTTGGGGGAGTCCTGCTGTCTGCTGTAGCGATTGATGCGAACAGTGGGATATTCCCATTGGCAATCTGTGTTTGTGAAGTAGAAAACAATGATAGTTGGGGTTACTTTCTGGGGATGTTGAAAGAATTCATGGGTGATGTCTTGCCTATCACTTTCATGAGTGATAGGCAAAAGGGAATAATACATGCCTTGCAAACTCAGTGGCCTAATGCAAAGAGTAGATTTTGTGCAAGACATGTATATGCGAATTTCAGGAAAACTTTCCCTGGGGTACATCTTCGAAATCTGTTTTGGGCTATTTCTAGAGCATCAaataaagtggattttcatgaggcattaaataaaatgaaggcaGTGGATGAAACTGCTTACAAGTGGGTAATTGACAATGAGCCAGATCAATGGTCTAGATTTGGCTTTGACACTGAAGCCAAATCTGACCatatcacaaataatatgtctgaAACATTTAATAGTTGGCTTGGAGAAGGTCGGGAGCTGCCTATTCTCAGTTTGTTGGAGTTGTATCgaagaagaataatgaagaGACTTTATAGTAGGCTGAAGGCAGGGACTGAATGGGTCACTCCATTGCCCCCACttgttgttaaaaaattgaacaaaagtaTTGAGACAGCTCGAAATGTCTCTATTTCATATGCTGGACTGCAAGAGTTCGAGGTGATTGATATGAATGGTATTCCAAGCAGAACATACACCTTGAATTTGGACAAAAGAATCTGTGATTGTGGGATGTGGCAGCTGTCTGGGATTCCCTGCCAACATGCAATCTGCTCAATATTGCACATGAACTTCCCTACCATTGATAAGTTTGTAGATGACAGGTTGCAAATTTCAGCATATATGAGAACATATGCTGAAATTATTCATCCTATTCCAGACAAGAGAACCTGGCCAGAGGAATGTGAAGATAAGCTGCAGCCACCTGTTAGGCATGGCAAAGCTGGCAGGCCCAGAAAGGCTAGGAGGAAAGACCCCactgaagagagaaagagaaaacctGTGTCTACACTTAGGTGTAGTCACTGCCATGAATTGGGGCACAACAAAAGGTCCTGCCAATACAATCCAAACAATGCAGGAAGACCCAAAAAAAAG AGAAGAACAATCCCAACCATGGAAAGCCAGTCAGCTAAAAGTCAGTttggttcatcttcttcctcacagCATCCAGAGTCACAGATACAATGA